TTCTATTATTATCCTAGATTATAACAAAAAACGCTATTTCAAAAGGTTTTCAATAAAAAACACCTACGCTAGTTTTTTTAGTTGCGCAGATGTTTTCTATTTCTATTTCTTTAAAGCTGTTTCTTATTTAGGTTTAACTTTTGTCCACAAAAATTTTCGCGTTAAAAATAGCATCAAGCAACCTATAACAAGAAAATATAAAGGCATCATCAGCAATGAACCATTGTGAAGTTTGCTCATACCAAACGTGAATAGACTGACCAACAAATAATAGCCTAAGCTAAAGACCGCTCCAGCCGTTCCGATCACATCTTGAAAATCGGTCAATGCCAAGCTAAGACAATTAGGCAACGCTGTTCCCGTCCCTGTCAGCAAGATGAAAATCCCCATCAGCATCAACCAAAGCTGAATCATTTCTGGAAGAACAGTTGCTGCACTGGCAACAAGCAGGAAAAAAGCCCCAAACAACATACTTCTGATTCCAATTAAAATAATTTTCTCTGGTTGATAAATCGGGAGTAACCGCTTGGACAATAATGCCCCTAAAATCGAAGCCCCAGCTACGCCGATTCCTAAAAAGCCATACATCGCCGTTGATAAATGAAACTGTTCGATAAATATAAATGGTGCTTCAGCATAATAGCTGAACAATACACCATTGATCGCCCCTATCAAAAAACCATAAGTCAACACTTTAGGACTCGTTAAAAGACGCTTAATGATTGGGATTAATTTTATTGGTACTCGCTTACTTACTTCAAAAGTTTCAGGCAAACGCAAAAATGCATAGCAAAAAATCAACACACTCATCAATACCAATACCAGAAAAACTGCTCTAAATCCCCAATACTGATCCACGATGCCGCCAATTAATGGACCGATTGCTGGAGTAAATGCCAGTGCCGCAGAAATCTGAGCAAACAACGCATGTCGCTGATTGCCAGAATAACTTTCCCGCAAAATCGTCTGAGTCACAACAGAACCCGTGCTCGCGCCAAAAGCTTGAACAAATCGAGCAAATAACAGCAGTTCGATCGTCGAAGAACGTAAACAAAGGAAACTGCCAATTCCGTAAAATAATAAGCCATAAAGCATAGCTTTACGCCGTCCAATAAAGTCAGACAACCAGCCCCAAAAAAACACACCTAGCGCAAAGGCTAGAAAATAAATACTCAACGTCAGCTGAACCGTTGCCATTGGTGCTTGAAAGTCACGCGCAATATCCGGTAATGACGGAGTAAAAATCGTTTCACTGATTTGTGGAAATCCCACTAAAACAATCAATAATACTAAAGATGGTCCACGAGTTATGATGCTTTTTTTCAAAATACTTCCTCCTAAATTAAAAGCGGAGCGGACTCGTTCAGCTCTGTCTGAAAAATAGGAAAATAAGTTTGTGGCGTTTTTTGACACACACTGATTTTATCTTTTTTCTAAAGAGCTAGTCCGCGTGGCTAGTTCATTAAATTAAAGGGTTGAAAAAAAACATCTTTCTCCGGGAAGCGGCGGGAGCATGATCAATATTAATTTATACGTATTCATCTGCTGATCACTTCCTTTTCTTATTTACTATACGTGTATTTAAACGTCTTCTCTATGGTAGCACAGATTCTATTGCAATTTCAATTCCAACAGTACTTTAACTAGCTTC
This sequence is a window from Enterococcus sp. 7F3_DIV0205. Protein-coding genes within it:
- a CDS encoding multidrug effflux MFS transporter, translating into MKKSIITRGPSLVLLIVLVGFPQISETIFTPSLPDIARDFQAPMATVQLTLSIYFLAFALGVFFWGWLSDFIGRRKAMLYGLLFYGIGSFLCLRSSTIELLLFARFVQAFGASTGSVVTQTILRESYSGNQRHALFAQISAALAFTPAIGPLIGGIVDQYWGFRAVFLVLVLMSVLIFCYAFLRLPETFEVSKRVPIKLIPIIKRLLTSPKVLTYGFLIGAINGVLFSYYAEAPFIFIEQFHLSTAMYGFLGIGVAGASILGALLSKRLLPIYQPEKIILIGIRSMLFGAFFLLVASAATVLPEMIQLWLMLMGIFILLTGTGTALPNCLSLALTDFQDVIGTAGAVFSLGYYLLVSLFTFGMSKLHNGSLLMMPLYFLVIGCLMLFLTRKFLWTKVKPK